In the Lebetimonas natsushimae genome, one interval contains:
- a CDS encoding YebC/PmpR family DNA-binding transcriptional regulator has product MAGHNKWSKVKHIKAKEDAKKSKIFTKHVRAIMTAARQGGGNPDNNPALRLAIDRARADAMPMSNIQRAIDKATGNLDGVTLSEVTYEGYGPGGVAIMVECLTDNKNRTVAAVRHAFTKAGGNLGTSGSVAWMFEKKGVIVVNRSDKDDEVMEKAIEAGAEDIKELDEVLVIETAPEDFNAVLEAVNGIDGIEILESNVQLVATNESDVDDETAEKVERLIEALEELDDVQNVIHNMA; this is encoded by the coding sequence ATGGCTGGACATAATAAATGGTCAAAAGTAAAACATATAAAAGCAAAAGAAGATGCTAAAAAAAGTAAAATTTTTACAAAACACGTCAGGGCTATTATGACAGCGGCAAGACAGGGTGGCGGTAATCCTGATAACAATCCTGCATTGCGTTTAGCAATTGATAGAGCTAGGGCAGATGCAATGCCTATGAGCAATATTCAAAGGGCTATTGATAAAGCCACAGGTAATCTTGATGGAGTGACTTTAAGTGAAGTTACTTATGAAGGTTACGGACCGGGCGGTGTGGCTATTATGGTTGAATGTTTGACAGATAATAAAAACAGAACTGTAGCAGCGGTAAGACATGCATTCACAAAAGCTGGTGGAAATCTTGGAACAAGTGGAAGCGTTGCCTGGATGTTTGAGAAAAAAGGTGTAATTGTTGTAAACAGAAGCGACAAGGATGATGAGGTAATGGAAAAAGCAATTGAAGCCGGGGCTGAAGATATAAAAGAATTAGATGAAGTTTTGGTAATTGAAACAGCACCGGAGGATTTCAATGCAGTTTTAGAAGCGGTAAATGGAATTGATGGAATTGAAATACTTGAAAGTAACGTTCAGTTGGTTGCTACAAATGAAAGTGATGTTGATGATGAAACAGCGGAAAAAGTAGAAAGACTTATAGAAGCTTTAGAAGAACTTGATGATGTTCAAAACGTTATTCATAATATGGCATAA
- a CDS encoding peptidylprolyl isomerase, producing MKKLISLGLVAGALMAFPGMGGKGMMGAGLAGAPIKGLKDSTVLATVNNKKITVKDVNIYLQGITGDKRIRLQDLPAQHVKQFVDQYIETIELYPKAKEIEKTPQFKALEKKMAVEAWLKNKLDSIKVTEAEAKKFYEKNKDIYFKTTPKVKARHILVKDEKTAEKLINELKGLKGKALEEKFAELAKKYSTGPTKVNGGELGWFDPKQMVAPFAEAVKNMKPGQITTKPVKTRFGWHVILVEDKNENAYIPFDKVKPQIIGYLKRVKLQKELQKLKSQYKVKYSIPQK from the coding sequence ATGAAAAAATTAATTAGTTTAGGTTTAGTTGCAGGTGCATTAATGGCATTCCCGGGAATGGGTGGAAAAGGTATGATGGGAGCTGGCCTTGCGGGTGCTCCTATTAAGGGGCTTAAAGATTCAACAGTTTTGGCAACAGTTAACAATAAGAAAATAACAGTAAAAGATGTAAATATTTATCTTCAGGGAATTACAGGAGATAAAAGAATAAGACTTCAGGATCTACCCGCACAGCATGTTAAACAGTTTGTTGATCAATATATTGAAACAATTGAACTTTATCCAAAAGCAAAAGAAATTGAAAAAACTCCTCAGTTTAAAGCGCTTGAGAAAAAAATGGCTGTTGAAGCTTGGCTTAAAAATAAACTTGATTCAATAAAAGTAACAGAGGCAGAAGCAAAAAAATTTTATGAAAAAAACAAAGATATTTATTTTAAAACTACACCAAAAGTTAAAGCAAGACATATTTTGGTAAAAGATGAAAAAACTGCTGAAAAATTAATAAATGAATTAAAAGGCCTAAAAGGTAAAGCACTCGAGGAAAAATTTGCCGAACTTGCTAAAAAATACTCAACTGGTCCTACAAAAGTAAATGGCGGAGAGCTTGGCTGGTTTGATCCAAAACAGATGGTGGCACCTTTTGCTGAAGCTGTAAAGAATATGAAACCAGGGCAAATTACAACTAAACCTGTTAAAACAAGATTCGGTTGGCATGTAATTTTAGTTGAAGATAAAAATGAAAACGCTTATATTCCATTTGATAAAGTTAAACCTCAAATTATTGGATATTTAAAAAGAGTTAAATTACAAAAAGAACTTCAAAAATTAAAATCACAATATAAAGTTAAATATTCAATCCCACAAAAATAA
- the fbaA gene encoding class II fructose-bisphosphate aldolase encodes MFSEFPKGVLTGREAAKLLDICKEKGFALPAINVVGTNSVNAVMEAARDVNMPIIIQFSNGGAHFWAGKGLDNEGQKAAILGAIAGAKHIHTLAEAYGISVILHTDHAARKLLPWIDGLIEANAKHKEKYGRPLFSSHMLDLSEEPLEENVATCKEYLKKLSALDIMLEIELGVTGGEEDGVDNTGIDNARLYTQPEDVAYAYKELSEVSDLFTIAASFGNVHGVYKPGKVKLEPIILKNSQEYVKEKFNLNVDKPIRFVFHGGSGSELSKIHEAIDYGVVKMNIDTDTQWAFWSGVKSYIEKYHDYLQSQIGNPEGEDKPNKKYYDPRKWLREGEKSMKERVIKAYKDLKAIK; translated from the coding sequence ATGTTTAGTGAATTTCCAAAAGGTGTATTAACCGGTAGAGAAGCTGCAAAACTTCTTGATATATGTAAAGAAAAGGGATTTGCTCTTCCTGCTATAAATGTTGTAGGGACAAACTCTGTAAATGCAGTAATGGAAGCTGCACGAGATGTAAATATGCCGATAATTATTCAATTCAGCAATGGGGGAGCACATTTCTGGGCTGGAAAAGGACTTGATAATGAAGGGCAAAAAGCTGCAATTTTAGGTGCAATAGCGGGAGCTAAACATATCCATACTCTTGCAGAAGCTTATGGTATCAGTGTAATTCTTCATACAGACCACGCCGCAAGAAAACTTTTACCTTGGATTGACGGGTTAATTGAAGCTAATGCAAAACATAAAGAGAAATACGGCAGACCGTTGTTTTCATCTCATATGTTGGATTTAAGCGAAGAGCCGCTTGAAGAAAATGTAGCAACTTGTAAAGAATATCTTAAAAAATTAAGTGCTCTTGATATTATGCTTGAAATCGAACTTGGTGTGACAGGCGGGGAAGAAGACGGGGTTGACAATACCGGAATTGACAATGCAAGACTTTATACCCAGCCAGAAGATGTTGCTTATGCATATAAGGAACTCAGCGAAGTGAGCGATTTGTTTACAATTGCAGCAAGTTTTGGTAATGTTCACGGTGTTTATAAACCGGGTAAAGTAAAACTTGAACCGATTATTCTTAAAAACTCTCAAGAATATGTAAAAGAAAAATTTAATCTTAATGTGGATAAACCTATCAGATTTGTATTCCACGGAGGAAGTGGAAGCGAACTGTCTAAAATTCACGAAGCAATTGATTACGGTGTTGTTAAAATGAATATTGATACAGATACTCAATGGGCATTCTGGTCAGGTGTGAAATCTTATATTGAAAAATATCATGATTATCTGCAGTCTCAAATAGGTAACCCTGAAGGTGAAGACAAACCAAATAAAAAATATTATGATCCTAGAAAATGGCTAAGAGAGGGTGAAAAATCTATGAAAGAAAGAGTCATTAAAGCTTACAAAGATTTAAAAGCTATTAAATAG